A section of the Methanococcus voltae genome encodes:
- a CDS encoding 50S ribosomal protein L11, which translates to MAEQVVEILVTGGKATAGPPLGPAIGPLGVNIMQVVNEINQKTASYEGMSVPVSVIVDTEKRSFKVEVGIPPASALIMKELGIEKAAQEPKHQVAGNLTMDQVVKIANMKYEAMLSYNIKNASKEVIGTCVSLGVNVEGKTPREAQKAIDAGEFDSFFN; encoded by the coding sequence ATGGCAGAACAAGTAGTTGAAATATTAGTTACTGGTGGAAAAGCTACGGCAGGTCCTCCATTAGGTCCAGCTATCGGTCCTTTAGGTGTTAACATCATGCAAGTTGTTAACGAAATCAACCAAAAAACAGCTTCATACGAAGGTATGAGCGTTCCTGTAAGTGTTATCGTAGACACTGAAAAAAGGTCATTCAAAGTTGAAGTAGGTATTCCTCCAGCATCAGCTTTAATTATGAAAGAATTAGGTATCGAAAAAGCTGCACAAGAACCAAAACACCAAGTTGCAGGTAACTTAACAATGGATCAAGTTGTTAAAATTGCAAACATGAAATACGAAGCAATGTTATCATACAACATCAAAAACGCTTCAAAAGAAGTTATTGGAACATGTGTTTCATTAGGTGTAAATGTTGAAGGAAAAACTCCAAGAGAAGCACAAAAAGCTATCGATGCAGGAGAATTTGACAGTTTTTTTAACTAA
- a CDS encoding 2-phosphoglycerate kinase yields MIFDKITDKIIVTAKDYEMPFSKGLLARSLTTAGMKPSEAYIFARGIEADLNHDSLKRISKYELRQRVYYSLISNDYEDIAEKYLIWRRILKKHSVIILVGGASGVGTSTIAFELASRLGISSVIGTDSIREVMRRSISKDVVPMLYESSYTAWRALRNYDEDDDDLYIQGFIRHVEPVLLGIEGIIDRCLTEGTSVIIEGTHIVPGMISDKYHDIPNVIFLTLTLSSENVHKKRFIARAKVSDRPLERYLENFEIINNINKYIVKDSNAHVVPVIENVSISDTVQECLEIVTNKFNALDEEEGGEIEELI; encoded by the coding sequence ATGATATTTGACAAAATAACTGATAAGATAATAGTAACAGCTAAGGATTATGAAATGCCTTTCTCAAAAGGACTCCTTGCAAGGTCTTTAACCACTGCGGGAATGAAACCCAGTGAAGCCTACATTTTTGCAAGGGGAATTGAAGCTGATTTGAACCATGACAGCTTAAAAAGAATTTCCAAATACGAATTAAGGCAACGGGTGTATTATTCTTTAATATCTAATGATTATGAAGATATAGCCGAAAAATACTTAATTTGGAGGAGAATCTTAAAAAAGCACTCTGTTATTATACTAGTTGGTGGAGCAAGTGGTGTCGGTACATCAACAATTGCTTTTGAATTGGCTTCTCGTCTGGGTATTTCTAGCGTTATTGGTACTGACTCTATTAGGGAAGTAATGAGACGCAGTATTTCTAAAGATGTAGTACCTATGTTGTACGAATCTTCATACACTGCTTGGAGAGCACTTAGAAATTATGATGAAGATGACGATGACTTATATATACAGGGCTTTATAAGGCACGTAGAACCTGTACTACTGGGTATTGAAGGAATTATCGACAGATGTTTAACAGAAGGTACGAGTGTAATAATAGAAGGCACTCACATCGTTCCAGGGATGATATCTGATAAATATCACGATATTCCAAACGTAATATTCTTAACTCTTACATTGAGTTCTGAAAATGTGCATAAAAAAAGGTTTATAGCAAGAGCTAAGGTTAGCGATAGGCCTTTAGAACGATATTTGGAAAACTTTGAAATTATAAACAATATCAACAAATATATTGTTAAGGATTCAAATGCACACGTTGTTCCAGTGATTGAAAACGTATCTATAAGTGATACAGTTCAAGAATGTTTGGAAATTGTCACAAATAAATTCAATGCTTTGGATGAGGAAGAAGGCGGGGAAATAGAGGAATTAATTTAA
- a CDS encoding transcription elongation factor Spt5: protein MIFAVRTTTGQEQNVAEALASRAERENLEVFSILATEDLKGYILVEATNKGAIEELVRQNFKVKGIVPGESSVKELEHLLTPTKIIESIDKGDVVELVGGPFKGEKARVTRVDKNKEEITLELMEAAVAIPITVGIEQVKIIAKDAP, encoded by the coding sequence ATGATATTTGCAGTTAGAACAACCACAGGACAAGAACAAAACGTTGCAGAAGCTTTAGCTTCAAGAGCTGAAAGAGAAAATTTAGAAGTATTCTCTATTTTAGCTACAGAAGATTTAAAAGGATACATATTAGTAGAAGCTACAAACAAAGGGGCTATTGAAGAATTAGTAAGACAAAATTTCAAAGTTAAAGGAATAGTTCCTGGCGAATCAAGTGTAAAAGAGTTAGAACACTTGTTAACACCTACAAAAATCATTGAATCTATCGATAAAGGAGACGTTGTTGAATTAGTTGGTGGACCATTCAAAGGAGAAAAAGCAAGAGTTACCAGAGTGGACAAAAATAAAGAAGAAATTACATTGGAATTAATGGAAGCAGCCGTTGCGATACCTATTACTGTTGGAATCGAGCAAGTTAAAATTATTGCAAAAGATGCCCCCTAA
- a CDS encoding protein translocase SEC61 complex subunit gamma, which translates to MSEKFDEMKTETKNFISQCKRVLKVSRKPTREEYLNVSKVTGLGICLLGAIGFAVHVPITYLKGLLKPAAGLVK; encoded by the coding sequence ATGTCTGAAAAATTCGACGAAATGAAAACCGAAACAAAAAATTTTATAAGCCAATGTAAAAGAGTATTAAAAGTTTCAAGAAAACCAACCCGTGAAGAATACCTTAACGTATCAAAAGTTACTGGTTTGGGAATTTGTTTATTGGGAGCCATTGGATTTGCTGTTCACGTTCCAATTACATACTTAAAAGGACTTTTAAAACCTGCTGCAGGTTTAGTTAAATAA
- a CDS encoding DNA topoisomerase IV subunit A, whose product MITSKERKLASQKLLKMANQMYDDIIRKKRPVIKFPVRSLSNAKFDDEKGTFTLMGKEKERTFNVNQAKIFAQTIKMMEFSKSLLDTNDFSTLREAYYVSKNWGEARFDDQQPSNSVIEDLEAASDFLREDLGFMPEEDGASVVGPLKVIDKTQDGQEIIIDCTKLGSGAYNIPNEVTNLTLETNAEFVLAIETAGMFARLSAEGFWKKHNCILVSLKGVPSRATRRFVKRLSDEKKLPILVFTDGDPYGYLNIYRTLKVGSGKAVHLADKLAVPEARLIGVTPQDIVDYELPTHPLKDHDIKRLKDGLKNDDFVRSFPEWQHALSMMADSKVRAEQQSLAKYGLKYVVEEYLPAKVEDQRTWLP is encoded by the coding sequence ATGATAACATCAAAAGAAAGAAAATTAGCTTCTCAAAAATTACTTAAAATGGCAAATCAAATGTATGATGACATCATAAGGAAAAAAAGGCCTGTAATTAAATTCCCTGTAAGAAGTCTATCAAATGCAAAGTTTGATGACGAAAAGGGTACTTTTACATTAATGGGTAAGGAAAAAGAAAGAACATTTAATGTAAACCAAGCAAAAATATTTGCCCAAACGATAAAAATGATGGAATTCTCAAAGAGTTTGTTAGATACAAATGACTTCTCAACTTTAAGGGAAGCATATTATGTGTCTAAAAACTGGGGTGAAGCCAGATTTGATGACCAGCAACCTTCTAACAGCGTTATAGAGGATTTAGAGGCAGCTTCTGATTTTTTAAGGGAAGATTTAGGTTTCATGCCTGAAGAAGACGGTGCTTCTGTTGTAGGTCCGTTAAAAGTGATTGATAAAACTCAAGATGGTCAGGAAATTATAATTGATTGTACTAAATTAGGTAGTGGAGCTTATAATATTCCTAATGAAGTTACAAATTTAACATTGGAGACAAATGCAGAATTTGTATTGGCAATAGAGACAGCGGGTATGTTTGCAAGGTTAAGTGCCGAAGGATTTTGGAAAAAACATAACTGTATTTTAGTTTCACTAAAAGGTGTACCTTCAAGAGCTACAAGAAGATTTGTAAAAAGATTATCCGACGAGAAAAAGTTGCCTATTTTGGTATTCACGGATGGTGACCCTTACGGATACTTAAACATCTACAGAACTTTAAAAGTAGGTAGTGGTAAGGCAGTTCACTTGGCTGACAAGTTAGCAGTTCCTGAAGCAAGATTAATTGGTGTTACACCTCAAGATATTGTAGACTATGAATTACCTACTCACCCGTTAAAAGACCACGATATTAAAAGGTTAAAAGACGGTTTGAAAAACGATGATTTTGTTAGATCATTCCCTGAATGGCAACATGCTTTGTCCATGATGGCAGATAGCAAAGTAAGGGCAGAACAGCAGTCTTTAGCAAAATATGGTTTAAAATACGTTGTTGAAGAATATTTACCTGCTAAAGTGGAAGACCAAAGAACTTGGTTACCATAA
- a CDS encoding adenylosuccinate synthetase → MTCTIIVGGQWGDEGKGKIVSYLCEKDNPSIIARGGVGPNAGHTVEVGDKKYGIRMVPTGFPNINAKLAIGAGVLTDPEVLEKELVMLKDFNVAERLILDSNGGIIELKHREMDKSNVHLSKEIGSTGTGCGPANVDRAMRTLKQAKDVESLQKYLGDVSKEVNSAIENKENVLIEGTQGALLSLYHGSYPYVTSKDTNASSFAADVGVGPTKIDEVVVVFKSYPTRVGEGPFPSEMTEEEAEALGVIEYGTVTGRRRRVGHFDYELAKKVCDLNGATQIALTCLDKYDTECYGVTNYEDLSDKSKEFIKVMEQKLGVKVTLISTGPELSQTIDIRAK, encoded by the coding sequence ATGACATGTACCATTATTGTAGGCGGTCAATGGGGCGACGAAGGTAAGGGAAAAATCGTAAGTTACCTTTGCGAAAAAGATAATCCTTCAATTATTGCAAGAGGGGGCGTAGGCCCTAATGCAGGTCACACCGTAGAAGTTGGAGATAAAAAATATGGAATTAGAATGGTTCCAACTGGTTTTCCTAATATAAATGCTAAATTAGCAATTGGTGCTGGTGTATTAACCGACCCTGAAGTTTTGGAAAAAGAATTAGTAATGTTAAAAGACTTTAATGTAGCTGAAAGGCTTATATTAGATTCTAATGGCGGAATAATTGAATTAAAACACAGGGAAATGGATAAATCAAATGTTCACCTTTCTAAAGAAATAGGTTCAACGGGTACTGGTTGCGGTCCTGCAAATGTGGACAGAGCAATGAGAACTTTAAAACAAGCTAAAGATGTTGAAAGTTTGCAAAAATACCTTGGAGATGTATCTAAGGAAGTTAATAGTGCAATTGAAAACAAAGAGAATGTTTTAATTGAAGGTACTCAAGGAGCTTTACTTTCCCTTTATCACGGTAGTTACCCATATGTTACCTCTAAAGACACCAACGCATCTTCCTTTGCAGCAGATGTTGGTGTAGGTCCAACTAAAATTGACGAAGTTGTAGTTGTTTTTAAATCATACCCAACAAGAGTTGGAGAAGGACCTTTCCCATCAGAAATGACTGAAGAAGAAGCAGAAGCTTTGGGTGTAATCGAATACGGTACTGTTACAGGTAGAAGAAGAAGAGTGGGTCATTTTGATTATGAACTTGCAAAAAAAGTTTGTGATTTGAATGGGGCAACTCAAATAGCATTAACCTGTTTAGACAAATATGATACTGAATGTTACGGTGTAACAAACTACGAAGATTTATCCGATAAATCAAAAGAATTTATAAAAGTAATGGAACAAAAATTAGGTGTTAAAGTCACATTGATATCTACTGGACCTGAATTAAGTCAAACAATAGATATTAGGGCTAAATAA
- the ftsZ gene encoding cell division protein FtsZ: MKFLQNIAENDFLDEPKETLSDVDKELLELIEGSKARITVVGCGGAGNNAINRLADEQVEGAKVVAVNTDAQQLVKTKAENKVLIGKNLTRGLGAGGNPDKGEESARENAEDIKSAIQDSDLVFITCGLGGGTGTGSAPIVAEISKKMGALTVAVVTLPFSMEGKVRMTNALNGLEKLQEVADTIVIIPNDKLLEIVRNVPLRTAFKVADEVLMNSVRGMVELVNNAGDIHVDFADVKAVMDDGGIAMMGIGESDSEKRAKEAINMALNSPLLCVDIEGATGALIHVTGPEDMSLDEAQDIVSTVSERLSENATIIWGTTIDDKLENSLRVLLIITGTKSTVNHNLSLKRNKVIIDIPKI, encoded by the coding sequence TTGAAATTTTTACAAAATATTGCTGAAAACGATTTTTTAGATGAACCTAAGGAAACTCTATCGGATGTAGATAAAGAATTATTAGAGTTAATTGAAGGTTCTAAAGCAAGAATAACTGTTGTTGGTTGTGGTGGGGCCGGTAACAATGCAATAAATAGGTTAGCTGATGAGCAGGTTGAAGGTGCAAAAGTAGTTGCAGTAAACACCGATGCTCAACAATTAGTTAAAACCAAAGCTGAAAATAAGGTTTTAATTGGTAAAAATTTAACCCGTGGATTAGGAGCTGGAGGAAACCCTGATAAAGGTGAAGAATCTGCTAGAGAAAATGCAGAAGATATTAAATCTGCAATACAAGATTCAGATTTAGTATTTATCACCTGCGGGTTAGGTGGAGGAACTGGAACAGGTTCTGCGCCAATTGTAGCTGAAATATCAAAGAAAATGGGTGCTTTGACTGTAGCTGTTGTAACATTGCCATTCTCAATGGAAGGAAAAGTAAGAATGACAAATGCTTTAAACGGGCTCGAAAAGTTGCAAGAAGTTGCAGATACTATTGTTATTATTCCAAATGATAAATTATTAGAAATCGTTAGAAACGTTCCTTTAAGAACTGCTTTCAAAGTAGCTGATGAAGTTTTAATGAACTCAGTTAGAGGAATGGTTGAACTCGTAAATAACGCTGGAGATATTCACGTGGACTTTGCAGACGTTAAAGCTGTTATGGACGATGGTGGAATAGCAATGATGGGAATTGGTGAAAGCGATTCCGAAAAAAGAGCAAAAGAAGCTATCAATATGGCTTTAAACAGTCCTTTATTGTGTGTTGACATTGAAGGAGCTACGGGTGCTTTAATACACGTTACAGGACCAGAAGATATGAGTTTAGATGAAGCCCAAGACATTGTTTCAACTGTTTCTGAAAGACTTTCAGAAAATGCAACAATTATTTGGGGTACCACAATCGATGATAAATTAGAAAACTCATTAAGAGTTTTATTAATCATTACAGGTACAAAATCAACAGTTAACCATAATTTAAGCCTTAAAAGAAATAAAGTAATTATCGATATCCCCAAAATTTAA